In one Mucilaginibacter ginsenosidivorax genomic region, the following are encoded:
- the cas9 gene encoding type II CRISPR RNA-guided endonuclease Cas9 (Cas9, originally named Csn1, is the large, multifunctional signature protein of type II CRISPR/Cas systems. It is well known even to general audiences because its RNA-guided endonuclease activity has made it a popular tool for custom editing of eukaryotic genomes.), giving the protein MKKILGLDIGTNSVGWALVHEPELPDESYSIAGIGVRIIPLSSDENDEFTKGNAMSKNADRTLRRGARRNLQRYKLRRRQLGILLEALNMMPDKKLFLLSALDLYGLRAKGVTEQLALQEIGRIFFHLNQKRGYKSNRKANNDEEQTAVTAAEETEASNAKPKKKGYLDLINDREQALKDEGITIGQHFYTQLLIDDKIRIKENIYLRSTYLDEFDRIWNKQQAYYPEVLTEDNKQKIRNETIYYQRPLRSQKGLVSNCLFEKHHKATPKSSPLFQVAKIWQELNNIELTSFKAMKGQEQGFDKQGKRPLTIEEKQSLFNLLTVKGKLTTKDCLKELGYKSGYDEYKLNIRNEKELEGNRTYAAIRKVFDHFKINHEELLQFNLTSDQKVNKQTGEVYGQLQIGAGFEREPLFQLWHLLYSVEEIDTLIAKLQSRYGFSPEAAKALAKIDFAKQGYGNLSAKAFRNIVPYLQKGLNYAEACKTAGYNHSNSQTTAQNEARDLIDKLELYPKNSLRQPVVEKIINQVINLVNEIIDENNGYVTNQERYKGAFEIRVELARELRQNAEERNKAYSRNSKQDKRHKEIEAIIKQLLPFRRVSRNDIERYKLWEEFGKVSPYEPQKAISLGELFSGEYDIEHIIPKSRLFDDSFSNKTICPKRLNSGSFGSKNQMTAHDFMKSQGDHTYNAYLEFIKIHLYKKDGISKAKFNKLMMSLDKIPEDFINRQLQETRFITKEVRNLLTQICRNVHATSGPVTSEIRHLWGWDDVIMDLQIDRYKTVNQTELIEYVTNGQTHKKEKIIGWSKREDHRHHAIDALTVACTKQGFINRINKVNAQENRDEMFNEVKGTRFNDRLSLLQKYLILQRPFETAKVLTAIDNILVSFKSGKKVTSNSNNLIKQGSSTHKTIEVIPRGFLHKETVYGRIKRFKEISLSPRFNNLKEVARREIRAQITEYLRQFDNDIKQAFNNKNLSLFKERTGYDKVVIYYYEHVVRYKLDTNFKVADVESIVDEGVKAIVKAHLAKYGNNPKEAFKNENTIWLNQEKGIAARSVRCFTGYTDLQPLHKNEYGEPIDFVITRNNHHIAIYRDKDGKMQENTVSFWDAVKRKQAKLPVIIKEPGMVWDEVINSGFDDQELLQGLPQPDWVYLTSLQQNEMFVFGLADKELQSAISVKNYALISKHLYRVQKMSKRSSGAIDLWFRHHLETKLDDSLAAKELNKFLNIQSLGGVNGMKVKVDNIGRIVKV; this is encoded by the coding sequence ATGAAAAAAATCCTTGGTCTTGACATTGGCACCAATTCTGTTGGCTGGGCACTGGTACATGAACCGGAGTTACCCGATGAGAGTTATTCTATTGCTGGTATCGGCGTCCGTATCATTCCACTTTCGTCTGATGAAAACGACGAGTTTACCAAAGGCAACGCCATGTCTAAAAATGCGGATCGTACTTTAAGGCGAGGAGCCAGGCGTAATTTGCAACGCTATAAATTGCGCAGACGGCAGCTTGGCATTCTGTTAGAAGCATTAAATATGATGCCGGATAAAAAGCTGTTTCTTTTAAGTGCGCTTGATCTTTATGGCTTAAGAGCAAAAGGAGTAACAGAACAATTAGCATTGCAAGAGATTGGGCGTATATTTTTTCATCTTAACCAAAAGCGAGGGTACAAAAGCAATCGTAAGGCCAATAACGATGAAGAGCAAACAGCTGTTACGGCAGCCGAAGAAACGGAAGCCTCGAATGCGAAACCCAAAAAGAAAGGCTATCTTGATCTGATCAACGATCGTGAACAGGCCTTAAAAGATGAAGGTATCACTATAGGCCAACATTTTTATACACAATTATTGATCGATGATAAAATCCGCATCAAAGAAAATATTTACCTGCGCAGCACTTACCTTGATGAATTTGACCGGATTTGGAACAAACAGCAGGCGTATTATCCTGAAGTATTAACAGAAGATAATAAGCAAAAGATCAGGAATGAAACAATTTATTACCAACGTCCGCTCCGTTCACAAAAGGGTTTAGTTAGCAATTGCCTGTTTGAAAAGCACCATAAGGCAACACCTAAAAGTTCGCCACTTTTTCAAGTAGCCAAAATATGGCAGGAACTCAACAACATAGAACTCACCAGTTTTAAGGCCATGAAGGGGCAGGAGCAAGGCTTTGATAAACAAGGTAAACGCCCTTTAACGATAGAGGAAAAGCAAAGCTTATTTAATTTGCTAACAGTTAAAGGTAAGTTAACTACAAAAGATTGTTTGAAGGAACTCGGCTACAAATCTGGGTATGATGAATACAAACTAAATATCCGCAATGAAAAGGAATTGGAGGGGAACCGTACTTATGCGGCTATAAGAAAAGTATTCGACCACTTTAAGATAAACCATGAAGAATTATTGCAGTTTAACCTTACATCTGATCAAAAAGTAAACAAGCAAACCGGAGAGGTATACGGTCAATTGCAAATTGGTGCCGGCTTTGAAAGAGAACCGCTATTTCAACTATGGCATTTGCTATATTCTGTTGAGGAGATAGATACACTTATTGCCAAATTACAAAGCCGTTACGGCTTTTCGCCCGAAGCAGCGAAAGCATTGGCTAAAATAGATTTTGCGAAACAAGGTTATGGTAATTTAAGTGCAAAGGCATTCAGAAACATCGTGCCTTATTTACAAAAAGGTTTGAATTATGCTGAGGCCTGTAAAACAGCGGGTTATAATCATTCTAATTCTCAAACAACGGCTCAAAATGAAGCACGTGACCTTATTGATAAATTAGAACTTTACCCTAAAAATAGTTTGCGTCAACCGGTAGTAGAAAAGATCATTAACCAGGTAATAAACCTTGTCAATGAAATTATTGATGAAAATAATGGATATGTAACCAACCAGGAACGTTATAAGGGTGCATTTGAAATAAGGGTAGAACTTGCCCGAGAGTTACGTCAAAATGCAGAGGAGCGGAATAAGGCATACTCGCGAAATAGCAAACAAGATAAACGCCATAAAGAAATAGAAGCCATAATTAAACAACTTTTACCCTTTAGAAGAGTTTCGCGAAACGATATTGAACGATATAAATTATGGGAAGAATTTGGTAAAGTATCACCTTATGAGCCTCAAAAAGCAATATCATTAGGAGAACTTTTCAGTGGTGAATATGATATTGAACACATTATTCCTAAATCGCGTTTGTTTGATGATTCTTTTAGTAATAAAACCATCTGTCCCAAAAGGTTAAACTCAGGAAGTTTTGGAAGCAAAAATCAAATGACAGCACATGATTTTATGAAGTCACAAGGCGATCATACCTATAATGCGTATCTGGAATTTATTAAAATTCACCTTTATAAAAAGGATGGAATATCCAAAGCGAAATTTAATAAACTAATGATGTCGCTTGATAAGATACCAGAAGATTTCATCAATAGGCAGTTACAAGAAACCCGGTTTATTACTAAAGAAGTAAGAAATCTTTTAACGCAGATATGTAGGAATGTACATGCAACCAGTGGTCCCGTTACTTCAGAGATTAGACATTTATGGGGTTGGGACGATGTGATAATGGATTTGCAGATAGATAGATATAAGACAGTTAATCAAACTGAATTGATAGAATATGTAACTAACGGACAAACGCATAAAAAAGAAAAAATTATTGGATGGAGTAAAAGAGAAGACCATCGACATCATGCTATAGACGCTTTAACGGTTGCCTGTACTAAGCAAGGCTTTATAAATAGGATTAACAAAGTAAATGCCCAGGAAAATAGGGATGAGATGTTTAACGAGGTCAAGGGTACAAGATTTAATGACAGGTTATCTTTACTTCAAAAGTATTTAATCTTACAACGACCATTTGAAACAGCAAAAGTTCTGACTGCGATAGATAACATTCTTGTTTCTTTTAAATCCGGCAAAAAGGTTACCAGTAATAGCAATAATTTGATTAAGCAAGGATCATCTACGCATAAAACAATTGAAGTTATTCCCCGCGGCTTTTTGCATAAAGAAACAGTGTATGGCCGCATAAAAAGATTTAAAGAAATTTCCTTATCGCCCAGGTTTAATAATTTAAAAGAAGTAGCAAGGCGAGAAATAAGAGCCCAGATAACAGAATACCTACGGCAGTTTGATAATGATATAAAACAAGCTTTCAATAATAAAAACCTGTCCCTGTTTAAAGAAAGGACTGGGTATGATAAGGTTGTGATTTACTATTATGAGCACGTGGTTAGATATAAACTGGATACTAATTTTAAAGTGGCTGATGTTGAATCTATTGTTGACGAAGGCGTAAAAGCAATTGTTAAAGCCCATTTGGCGAAGTATGGAAATAACCCGAAGGAGGCATTTAAAAACGAGAATACCATTTGGCTCAACCAAGAAAAGGGAATAGCCGCGAGATCAGTAAGGTGTTTTACCGGCTACACAGATCTACAACCTTTGCATAAAAATGAGTATGGTGAGCCCATCGACTTTGTTATAACACGGAATAATCACCACATAGCCATCTATCGGGATAAGGATGGTAAAATGCAGGAAAACACTGTGTCATTTTGGGATGCGGTGAAGAGGAAACAGGCAAAGCTGCCTGTAATTATCAAAGAACCGGGAATGGTATGGGATGAGGTGATAAATTCAGGTTTCGATGACCAGGAACTTTTACAGGGATTACCACAGCCTGATTGGGTTTACTTAACTTCTTTGCAGCAAAATGAAATGTTCGTGTTTGGGTTAGCCGATAAAGAATTACAATCGGCCATTAGCGTTAAAAATTATGCATTGATCAGTAAGCATTTGTACCGGGTACAAAAAATGTCGAAGAGATCGTCTGGCGCGATAGATCTGTGGTTCAGACATCACCTCGAAACAAAATTAGACGACAGTTTAGCAGCCAAAGAGTTGAATAAATTTCTTAATATTCAAAGCTTAGGAGGGGTAAACGGGATGAAAGTGAAGGTTGATAACATTGGCCGCATTGTAAAGGTATAA
- a CDS encoding flavodoxin domain-containing protein: MNGIIVYQGKYGATEQYAQWLADELHMPFLKADEATPTILAGYDLVILGSSVYVGKLTIGKWLKRNSSILANKKIFLFIVCGTTAGDKAEQRLLLRTNLEPGVLKTTGVFFLPGRCVVSKLSWIDRFVLKLGAMLQKDPQKKAVMNHGFDHMNKKNLRSLVSAVGQECEVEAVMGSKATRRH; encoded by the coding sequence ATGAATGGGATTATTGTATACCAGGGTAAATACGGCGCAACTGAGCAGTATGCGCAATGGCTGGCTGATGAGCTGCACATGCCATTTTTAAAGGCGGACGAGGCTACACCAACTATACTTGCGGGTTATGATCTGGTGATTTTGGGCAGTTCGGTTTATGTTGGTAAACTGACTATTGGAAAATGGCTGAAACGGAATAGTAGCATTTTGGCCAACAAAAAGATATTCTTATTTATTGTGTGCGGTACAACGGCAGGTGATAAGGCAGAGCAACGGCTGCTGCTGCGTACAAACCTGGAGCCAGGGGTTTTGAAAACGACGGGAGTATTTTTTTTGCCGGGGCGTTGTGTTGTTTCCAAACTATCGTGGATAGATCGCTTTGTTTTAAAACTGGGGGCCATGCTGCAAAAAGATCCCCAAAAGAAAGCGGTTATGAACCATGGGTTCGACCATATGAATAAGAAAAATTTGCGGAGCCTGGTTTCGGCGGTAGGCCAGGAATGTGAAGTGGAAGCGGTGATGGGCTCAAAGGCAACAAGGAGGCACTGA
- a CDS encoding pyridoxamine 5'-phosphate oxidase family protein, whose product MLGKLNEMQMEELLKKQVTGRIACTDAGVPYIVPVNYVYDGKQVIGHSTMGKKIEMMRKNPRVCFAVDDIKTIFNWQSVIAWGRFEEITDIAEKEQAMMAITHRLMPFAEKPANHPSHGLSEREDDIGTKLDLILYKIVLVNKTGRFERN is encoded by the coding sequence ATGTTGGGTAAACTGAACGAAATGCAGATGGAAGAACTGCTTAAAAAACAGGTTACCGGGCGCATAGCCTGTACCGATGCCGGTGTACCCTACATTGTGCCCGTAAATTATGTTTACGACGGAAAACAGGTGATTGGCCACAGTACCATGGGGAAAAAGATAGAGATGATGCGAAAGAACCCACGCGTATGTTTCGCTGTCGACGACATTAAAACCATTTTTAACTGGCAAAGCGTGATTGCCTGGGGACGGTTTGAAGAGATTACGGATATTGCAGAAAAGGAGCAGGCCATGATGGCTATTACCCACCGTTTGATGCCCTTTGCCGAAAAACCGGCCAATCACCCGTCGCACGGTTTATCAGAGCGGGAAGATGACATCGGCACCAAACTCGACCTCATCCTATATAAAATAGTGCTGGTTAATAAAACAGGCCGGTTTGAACGGAATTGA
- the xth gene encoding exodeoxyribonuclease III, with the protein MKIATYNVNGVNGRLPVLLRWLAETAPDVVCLQELKAPQDKFPLEAITGAGYNAIWHGQKSWNGVAILARSNYEIKELRKGLPGDPDDEHSRYIEAFINGIVIGCLYLPNGNPAPGPKLDYKLRWFERLTSHASGLLAHGIPTIITGDYNVMPTELDVYKPERWLDDALFRPEVRLAFKNLVDQGWTDAIRKLYPTEVIYTFFDYFRNAYGRNAGLRIDHFLLSPHVADRLQSAGVDRNVRGWEKTSDHCPVWIEIEESIK; encoded by the coding sequence ATGAAAATTGCTACCTATAATGTTAACGGTGTAAACGGCCGCCTGCCGGTGCTACTGCGCTGGCTTGCCGAAACCGCCCCCGATGTGGTTTGCCTGCAGGAGCTAAAAGCCCCCCAGGATAAATTCCCGTTGGAGGCCATTACCGGTGCCGGCTACAACGCTATATGGCATGGCCAAAAAAGCTGGAACGGCGTAGCCATCCTGGCCCGCAGCAACTACGAGATTAAAGAACTGCGCAAAGGCCTGCCCGGCGACCCGGACGACGAGCACAGCCGCTACATTGAAGCATTTATAAATGGCATCGTCATCGGTTGCCTGTACCTGCCTAACGGCAACCCCGCTCCCGGACCCAAACTGGATTATAAGCTGCGCTGGTTTGAGCGCCTTACCAGCCACGCCTCGGGCCTGCTGGCGCATGGCATACCCACTATAATTACCGGCGACTACAACGTAATGCCCACCGAACTTGACGTTTACAAGCCCGAGCGCTGGCTGGACGACGCCTTATTTCGACCCGAGGTACGCCTGGCCTTCAAAAACCTGGTCGATCAGGGCTGGACGGACGCTATCCGCAAGCTATACCCCACCGAGGTGATCTATACCTTTTTCGATTATTTCCGTAACGCCTACGGCCGCAACGCCGGACTCCGTATCGACCATTTCCTATTAAGCCCTCACGTAGCCGACCGCCTCCAATCCGCTGGCGTAGACCGCAACGTACGCGGCTGGGAAAAAACCAGCGACCATTGCCCGGTATGGATAGAAATTGAAGAGAGTATCAAGTAG
- a CDS encoding glycoside hydrolase family 76 protein: MKKLTCFLALSIFTGFVSCSKGKDSAPAKTAVVKPVDQDFTAGDADLAYNAFNSAFYDSANKLYYSTTKKDGVAAIWTQAIYWDMAMNVYQRTKASSQLTMIGDIYQGNYNHYDGYNWSNQTVWFIYDDMMWWVMALARANQITGNATCLQKAKEGFDHVWAGSYDSVDGGMFWDFKHSGKNSCINFPTVIAAMRLYTITGDAGYLAKAKSIYTWSKTNLVDASGKVNDNKIGNNPAGGQDYTYNSGTAIGAALALYKQSNDAAYLDDARLYTDYVKNNLCTNGILPAEGDFNEQGVLKAIFAQYVMQLITEAGQTQYLSWIQTNVNTGWQNRDATRNLTYRNYAVACPTGDIQSYEASSIVTFMQLCPPTIK; the protein is encoded by the coding sequence ATGAAAAAGTTAACCTGTTTTTTAGCATTAAGTATTTTCACCGGCTTTGTTAGCTGCAGCAAGGGTAAAGATTCCGCACCCGCCAAAACAGCCGTAGTAAAACCTGTTGACCAGGACTTTACCGCAGGTGATGCTGACCTGGCCTATAATGCGTTCAACAGTGCCTTTTATGATTCAGCTAACAAGCTGTATTACAGCACCACCAAAAAGGACGGCGTGGCCGCTATATGGACACAGGCCATTTATTGGGATATGGCTATGAATGTTTACCAGCGTACCAAAGCGTCAAGCCAGCTAACCATGATTGGCGATATTTACCAGGGCAACTACAACCATTACGATGGCTATAACTGGAGCAACCAAACCGTATGGTTTATTTACGACGATATGATGTGGTGGGTAATGGCCCTGGCACGTGCTAACCAAATTACCGGCAACGCCACCTGCCTGCAAAAAGCCAAAGAGGGTTTTGACCATGTTTGGGCGGGTTCTTATGATTCTGTGGATGGCGGTATGTTTTGGGATTTTAAGCACAGCGGTAAAAACTCTTGTATCAATTTCCCTACAGTAATTGCGGCTATGCGCCTGTATACCATTACCGGCGACGCCGGTTACCTTGCTAAAGCCAAATCCATATACACCTGGAGCAAAACCAACCTTGTTGATGCATCAGGTAAGGTAAACGATAACAAAATTGGTAACAACCCCGCCGGCGGCCAGGATTATACCTACAACTCGGGGACAGCCATAGGCGCCGCACTCGCATTATACAAGCAAAGCAATGATGCCGCCTACCTGGACGACGCCAGGCTGTATACCGACTACGTAAAAAACAACCTGTGTACCAACGGCATACTACCCGCCGAAGGCGACTTTAACGAGCAGGGCGTGCTTAAAGCCATATTTGCCCAGTACGTAATGCAGCTGATAACCGAGGCCGGCCAAACCCAGTATTTAAGCTGGATTCAAACCAATGTAAATACAGGCTGGCAAAACCGCGACGCTACCCGCAACCTCACCTACCGTAACTACGCGGTAGCCTGCCCCACCGGCGACATACAATCATACGAGGCCAGCAGCATAGTAACCTTTATGCAGCTTTGCCCGCCCACAATAAAGTAG